A genome region from Eremothecium cymbalariae DBVPG#7215 chromosome 4, complete sequence includes the following:
- the EBS1 gene encoding Ebs1p (similar to Ashbya gossypii AGL100W) yields MTAYPMDESGILPNFNDFRNKLVELLQSRSAVEDLTLLQGFLQLVHSKTQNWWNVYLDPKKQSATTPNLLDLIWKEIHYPIFKWFQQWKSHLLKTFEGKSSQERKYIEFRKMNSKFNKVFKIIHKFYYSNIELLFDRFDFKKVLSHSVMSELNITKVPENRLVLDDSAYFTIFCVMSLQRCLLYLGCCHRYKCINGRISKNVQVSDFSKSMRYFRIATLIVPSVGETYLQKGLVYVQTANYGHAVYEFMRSSLSRMPTDAGVPNLNSIVADPNSSLFIKFQETLKDLRLKERDNNKIINREVLEFYFLAWFASLYAPENWNDKTIVDIGHCRDLVLEKVSTRYIKNIELLFQNVLMTIGGFELLIKKVRTSNKSKKIPSSCIKYLESAFKFFSHILDTVVAKEWQNFGTWEYLAMVRVICVWLKNHPVVLKFGHRHLPFCKALAELVNAIVSNEKYKDKVLVDHKPKREYFFEEDIMVRDFSAIGHTLSDFNDMNLFQMEKLPERLVGAVDNKLSSEKEGLLKLSVIVSVAKKFLAHNGVGIKWEESVSLFQLGTNGLKVVSPETANSNRHRDQYSKSVDGKNVKKSKVKRSDKKSVSIDELEAKLIESRGQKSQGENATRVYSGCSVPAAPMSFNVTPSAHLYQDSTGAAPLTAELSDSPLAQNESRLADTNNNQDIPVEVTSNTEGLSTQPILLQPHPHPHPQQYIQLVQPQQVQGLPSTYSNACYPYPAKTQYPMAPQPVQFQNGLAPYMATPYTYFIPSQSSGVMFFNNGQVAPAKPPYNVAKGTNRGN; encoded by the coding sequence ATGACCGCATATCCCATGGATGAAAGTGGTATACTACCAAACTTCAATGACTTTAGGAATAAACTAGTTGAATTGTTGCAGTCTCGGAGTGCAGTAGAAGATTTGACACTTCTGCAGGGGTTTCTTCAGTTAGTACACTCTAAAACTCAAAACTGGTGGAATGTATACTTAGATCCTAAGAAGCAGTCCGCGACGACTCCAAATCTGCTTGATTTGATATGGAAGGAGATTCATTATCCAATATTCAAATGGTTCCAGCAATGGAAGTCGCATTTgttgaaaacttttgagGGCAAGTCGTCTCAGGAGAGAAAGTACATTGAGTTCCGCAAGATGAATTCCAAGTTTAACAAGGTGTTCAAGATCATTCACAAGTTCTACTACAGCAATATTGAGTTGTTATTTGATCGGTTTGATTTCAAGAAAGTTCTCTCACATAGCGTCATGTCGGAACTAAACATTACGAAAGTTCCTGAGAACCGGTTAGTATTGGACGATTCTGCATACTTTACTATTTTTTGCGTAATGTCTTTGCAAAGGTGCTTACTCTATTTGGGATGCTGTCACCGATACAAGTGTATTAATGGTAGGATTTCTAAAAATGTCCAGGTTtcagatttttcaaaatctatGCGATACTTTAGGATTGCAACATTGATTGTGCCATCTGTTGGGGAGACGTATTTACAAAAGGGGCTTGTGTATGTACAGACGGCAAATTACGGTCATGCAGTGTATGAATTTATGAGGAGCTCTCTTTCAAGGATGCCTACAGATGCAGGTGTGCCCAATTTGAATAGTATCGTCGCCGATCCGAATAGCAGTTTGTTTATTAAGTTTCAAGAAACATTGAAAGATTTACGGTTGAAAGAACGCGATAACAACAAGATTATTAATCGGGAGGTTCTTGAATTCTATTTTTTGGCATGGTTTGCTTCTCTTTATGCCCCAGAAAACTGGAATGATAAGACCATCGTCGATATTGGGCATTGCCGTGATCTAGTTCTAGAGAAGGTTAGCACCCGctatattaaaaacattGAGCTATTATTTCAGAACGTTTTAATGACCATTGGTGGGTTTGAACTTTTGATCAAGAAAGTGAGAACTTCCAATAAGTCAAAGAAGATTCCGTCTAGTTGCATAAAATATCTGGAATCAGCATTTAAGTTTTTCAGTCATATACTCGATACTGTCGTGGCTAAAGAATGGCAAAACTTTGGCACTTGGGAGTATTTGGCTATGGTTCGTGTTATTTGTGTTTGGCTTAAGAATCATCCTGTTGTGTTAAAGTTTGGCCATCGACACCTGCCATTCTGCAAAGCTTTAGCAGAATTAGTGAATGCTATTGTCTCCAATGAGAAATATAAAGATAAAGTTTTAGTCGATCATAAGCCGAAAAGAGAATACTTTTTTGAAGAGGACATTATGGTCCGTGATTTCTCTGCAATTGGTCACACTTTAAGCGACTTTAATGATATGAATTTATTCCAGATGGAAAAGTTGCCCGAAAGATTAGTTGGTGCAGTGGATAATAAATTGTCATCTGAAAAAGAAGggttattaaaattaagTGTCATTGTGTCCGTTGCCAAAAAATTCTTGGCACACAATGGTGTTGGTATCAAATGGGAAGAAAGCGTTTCCCTTTTCCAACTAGGCACCAATGGATTGAAGGTAGTTTCCCCAGAAACTGCTAACTCTAATAGGCACAGGGATCAATATTCTAAATCAGTGGATGGGAAGAATGTTAAAAAGTCTAAAGTAAAACGTTCTGATAAGAAATCTGTGTCTATAGATGAATTAGAAGCTAAATTAATTGAAAGCAGAGGACAAAAGAGCCAAGGAGAGAATGCAACTAGAGTTTATAGTGGCTGTTCAGTACCTGCTGCTCCAATGAGCTTTAATGTCACTCCTTCAGCACATCTCTACCAAGATAGTACTGGCGCAGCTCCTTTAACTGCAGAACTCTCTGATTCACCGCTAGCGCAAAATGAATCTCGTCTAGCCGATACCAATAACAATCAAGATATTCCAGTGGAAGTTACATCAAATACAGAAGGCCTATCTACTCAACCAATATTGCTGCAGCCGCACCCACACCCACACCCACAGCAGTACATTCAATTGGTACAGCCACAGCAAGTACAAGGATTACCGAGTACCTATAGCAATGCTTGTTATCCATACCCAGCAAAAACCCAATATCCAATGGCGCCACAGCCGGTCCAATTTCAAAATGGGCTTGCTCCATATATGGCTACACCTTATACTTACTTTATTCCATCTCAAAGCTCTGGGGTCATGTTTTTTAACAATGGGCAGGTTGCTCCTGCTAAACCACCTTATAACGTTGCTAAGGGGACTAACAGAGGCAACTGA
- the BNA5 gene encoding kynureninase (similar to Ashbya gossypii AGL098W), with protein sequence MEQKLTDEGFERCQKLEAENATFLREEFCIPTYKSLGISTDGLDGSLNADSPVAYLCGNSLGCMPKGVRSAVNAEFDVWAARAVVGHHHHPRWADKGGWINVDEPLLSSVSSLVGALEEEVAVMGSLTANLNAMLVAFYKPNGRRNKIMFEKSSFPSDFHAFWNIARLRGLDPEEILVQVAPREGEYCLRTDDILAAIETHRDTLALVCFSGIQYYTGQLFEMEKITKFAHRTPELIVGWDIAHAMGNVPMKLHDWGVDFASWCSYKYLNAGPGTIGGLFVHQKYGKTKMPRLAGWWGNNRKTLPDMVEVFDPLDGASGFRQSNPGVLDVVSVQTSLKLFEKFGGIEQVRVRSLKLTGYLYELLISSPHYREKLDNKDPSFSIITPEDPMMRGAQLSLIFGPEVNEPNGKNTAGLVFEYLNKHGVIVDERAPSVIRFTPVALYNTFQDVYYAVRILNRAFEDAVVV encoded by the coding sequence ATGGAACAAAAGTTGACGGATGAAGGGTTTGAACGGTGCCAAAAATTGGAGGCTGAAAATGCCACGTTTCTGAGAGAGGAGTTTTGTATTCCTACGTATAAATCGTTGGGTATCTCTACGGATGGTTTGGATGGGTCATTAAATGCAGACAGTCCTGTTGCATACTTGTGTGGAAATTCTTTGGGTTGCATGCCAAAGGGGGTACGGTCTGCAGTAAATGCAGAGTTTGACGTATGGGCGGCTCGGGCGGTGGTTGGgcatcaccaccaccccCGGTGGGCTGATAAAGGAGGGTGGATAAATGTTGATGAACCGTTGCTGTCATCAGTCAGTTCACTTGTTGGAGCATTGGAGGAAGAAGTTGCTGTAATGGGATCTCTTACTGCTAATTTGAACGCAATGCTGGTGGCATTCTACAAGCCAAATGGTCGGCGTAATAAGATtatgtttgaaaaatcatCATTCCCCTCAGACTTTCATGCATTTTGGAATATAGCTAGATTACGTGGTTTGGATCCCGAAGAAATTTTGGTGCAGGTTGCTCCAAGAGAAGGGGAATACTGTTTGAGAACTGATGATATTTTGGCTGCTATTGAAACCCATCGCGATACTCTTGCACTGGTATGCTTTTCAGGTATCCAATATTACACAGGACAGCTCTTTGAAATGGAAAAGATTACTAAATTTGCTCATCGCACTCCTGAACTGATTGTTGGGTGGGATATTGCGCACGCCATGGGTAATGTGCCAATGAAATTGCACGATTGGGGTGTCGACTTCGCTAGTTGGTGCTCctacaaatatttgaacgCAGGTCCTGGAACAATTGGAGGCCTCTTTGTACATCAGAAGTATGGCAAAACCAAGATGCCTAGGTTGGCAGGATGGTGGGGGAATAATAGGAAGACCCTTCCTGATATGGTTGAGGTTTTTGATCCGCTTGATGGCGCCAGTGGTTTCAGACAGTCCAATCCTGGCGTACTTGATGTGGTTTCTGTACAAACGTCTCTCAAGCTGTTCGAGAAATTTGGGGGGATAGAGCAAGTACGTGTCCGTTCTTTAAAGCTGACAGGTTACCTTTACGAGCTTTTGATATCATCACCTCATTATCGTGAAAAGCTAGATAACAAGGATCCTTCATTTTCTATTATCACACCTGAAGACCCTATGATGCGTGGAGCTCAACTATCACTAATCTTTGGTCCAGAAGTCAATGAACCTAACGGAAAAAACACGGCAGGTTTGGTGTTTGAATATCTCAACAAACATGGTGTCATTGTTGATGAACGGGCACCTAGTGTAATTAGGTTCACACCCGTTGCTCTATATAATACCTTTCAAGATGTCTATTACGCCGTTCGTATTTTGAACCGCGCATTTGAAGATGCAGTAGTAGTTTAA
- the UME6 gene encoding DNA-binding transcriptional regulator UME6 (similar to Ashbya gossypii AGL099C), whose product MLLFLGEMDSLQTSSTENNNSTGAGTTATAATAAAAPTAATTAAAAAAAAAGLHGQEDKKQEHHHHHQHHHLLQLQQQQQQQQLQSHIQMPSGTLEPPVSKPTTVPHNTPIISPNDSPRGREEGVAASSRSSGSSSPSGAAAAAAGSLGYLPPRTVAARRAARQDEAGTSAAVHVSAGYPPLGLGYSTPTRRVKLPAISSLLAAAQPGLGGGGDDGGGGCAKEPISILDRGSTFVTSDSRGAGGNFLRTPVDKITCGGAKAAAADRMHHGRRGDGDGDGHSAGGAGPSAAAVDGGKDTGSRSGSRSEGDGGEDAEDAKHSHRSGGGSGSTGSDRCNGDGCSLSSLDANTALTPKRLHFNNSRDLIDPYTSEQQLSGVKINITSLLNSRGGTGEDPYSLHAGGDFALPVSATNHLLSIAPTSKSSVAGGVSFPTHPPTSTGQLPPPSSASSSTHFLEPFSNGLILDNESSQHQHQHQHQPPAPPQDPNAPPTAVSQSQRQSKFINSKFDDMRQRLLLSKPDTRDDELGAAAIISQMRSSPYHTDFSSAEANSRPVSSSLTLQRSLKPVVQILQRENGALVKEEEPSNDHALTDDELLSSGDDDGFGDTITWNKGGKRQVSRRKSAPISAAVPTTASSVAFKARNKRRRRSSGQSSMESLLSAAEMLEMDAKSKRGKKGYRHQSLHSTADTGRPSVALSSSSFNVSDPTDKNGSDRKRATNKFTTNVTSRYDVDASNKKKAGAGTRSRTGCWICRLRKKKCSEERPNCSNCIRLNLECVYDIIKPDFISDPDKKSEKLDEIKRRTKEAKRMAMKKKEW is encoded by the coding sequence ATGCTATTGTTTCTGGGAGAAATGGACTCTTTACAAACAAGTTCGACGGAGAATAATAACAGCACGGGCGCAGGGACAACAGCGACAGCGGcgacagcagcagcggcgCCCACCGCAGCGaccacagcagcagcagcagctgctgctgctgctggtcTGCACGGGCAAgaagacaaaaaacaagagcatcatcaccatcaccagCATCACCATCTTCTGCAgcttcagcagcagcagcagcagcagcagctccAGTCGCACATTCAAATGCCATCCGGTACGTTGGAGCCGCCGGTGTCGAAGCCTACGACAGTACCCCACAACACGCCCATAATATCGCCGAACGATAGCCCCCGTGGGCGGGAGGAGGGCGTAGCTGCATCGTCGCGGTCGTCAGGTTCTTCCTCGCCTTCTGGGGCGGCCGCCGCCGCGGCGGGTTCGCTGGGCTATTTGCCGCCACGGACCGTGGCGGCACGCCGTGCCGCGCGACAAGACGAGGCGGGCACCTCGGCGGCTGTGCACGTGAGCGCGGGCTATCCGCCGCTGGGGCTTGGCTACAGCACTCCCACGCGGCGGGTGAAGCTGCCTGCCATCTCGTCGCTGCTAGCGGCTGCGCAGCCGGGCCtcggcggcggcggcgaCGACGGCGGCGGCGGCTGTGCAAAGGAACCGATCTCCATCCTCGACCGCGGGTCTACGTTTGTTACCTCTGATTCGCGTGGGGCTGGGGGGAATTTTCTGCGCACGCCTGTGGACAAGATCACGTGTGGGGGCGCCAAAGCGGCTGCCGCCGACAGGATGCATCATGGGCGGCGTGGCGATGGCGATGGCGATGGCCACAGTGCTGGAGGCGCTGGGCCCTCTGCCGCCGCCGTGGACGGAGGCAAAGACACCGGCAGTCGCAGTGGCAGTCGCAGTGAGGGTGACGGCGGTGAGGATGCTGAGGACGCTAAACACAGCCACCGCAGCGGCGGTGGCAGCGGCAGCACGGGCTCCGACCGCTGCAATGGTGACGGTTGCTCGCTTTCCAGTCTGGATGCGAACACCGCGCTGACTCCAAAACGTCTACatttcaacaacagcagAGATCTCATCGATCCGTACACGTCGGAGCAGCAGCTGTCAGGCGTGAAAATAAACATCACCTCGCTGCTAAACTCACGTGGCGGCACAGGTGAAGACCCCTATTCGCTGCACGCGGGCGGCGACTTTGCCCTGCCGGTTTCGGCGACTAACCATCTGCTGTCGATCGCGCCGACGAGTAAATCTTCGGTCGCGGGCGGTGTCTCGTTCCCCACCCACCCTCCTACATCTACGGGGCAGCTGCCGCCGCCATCTTCTGCCTCCTCCTCCACGCATTTTTTGGAACCCTTTTCTAATGGACTGATACTCGACAACGAGTCATCtcagcaccagcaccagcaccagcaccagccTCCCGCTCCTCCGCAAGATCCTAATGCGCCCCCCACTGCTGTTTCGCAATCCCAGCGGCAGTCTAAGTTTAtcaattccaaatttgaCGACATGCGTCAGCGTCTCCTTCTCTCAAAGCCTGACACAAGGGATGACGAGCTCGGTGCGGCAGCCATTATATCACAAATGCGCTCTTCACCGTACCATACGGATTTTTCGAGCGCAGAAGCAAATAGTAGGCCCGTTTCTTCCTCGTTGACACTTCAAAGATCATTGAAACCCGTGgttcaaattcttcagcGTGAAAATGGTGCTTTGGTTAAGGAAGAAGAGCCCAGTAATGACCATGCGCTCACCGATGATGAACTGCTGAGCTCTGGCGACGACGACGGTTTCGGTGATACAATCACCTGGAATAAAGGTGGCAAACGCCAAGTATCCCGACGCAAATCGGCGCCAATATCCGCAGCGGTTCCGACAACCGCTTCATCGGTTGCCTTCAAGGCAAGGAATAAGCGTAGAAGAAGGTCAAGTGGTCAATCAAGCATGGAGTCGCTACTCTCCGCAGCAGAGATGTTGGAAATGGATGCAAAATCTAAACGGGGCAAGAAAGGATACCGTCATCAGTCACTTCATTCTACAGCAGACACCGGCAGACCTTCAGTGGcactttcttcttcttcattcaATGTATCTGATCCTACTGATAAAAATGGATCTGACCGGAAACGAGCTACCAATAAATTCACAACTAACGTCACATCGAGGTACGACGTCGATGCCtccaataaaaaaaaggcTGGCGCAGGAACCAGATCAAGAACAGGCTGTTGGATATGTCGTctaagaaagaaaaagtGTTCGGAGGAACGCCCAAACTGCAGCAACTGTATCAGATTGAACTTGGAATGTGTCTACGATATCATAAAGCCCGATTTCATTTCCGATCCAGATAAAAAGAGCGAAAAGTTGGACGAAATTAAAAGAAGGACTAAAGAGGCCAAACGAATGGCCatgaagaaaaaggaatGGTAG